TTACATTCGAGATGTTTTTCATGTTGGGTAATGTGGTTAATGCTGAAAATGGAATCGTTTGATTTTTATCGTTTCGAATTTGAAACAAGTTTTCCTCCATCCGTCGTGTGAATTATTGAATAATATTAACTCTATCGAATGTATTATTGAGTTCGGTTTTAGATAAAATAATCATCGTCTCATTTATTAACTTCAGTGCTGAAGTGTTATGTATCTTccaattttaaatgtaattcAACTGATTGGATCAGAAACATTTCGTCTAGACTTTATGACACCAAAGTTTTCGAACACACATTTCGATCGAAATATTTCGTTCCATTATGCGTTTTGCGgcaataattgaaattatcCTCTTGAGTGTATTTTCCCCACAATCTAGGTCTAGTCATTTTGCTGCTTTTTCGGACGaaaggaattttaaattttgcgtaAAACAAATCCGAATCGGTCACCAAAATTTCTACCTTGATTTAAATTAACCCATACCTACTCCTCAATTCAATTATACCAACGTGTCTGCCTATACAAAATCGATAATAAGTTAAATTTCCTTCCTCTCCGTTGCTTTACTAACCAAAGGTGATGGGTACTATAATCTGCAAAAGCAACAGTCAACGAATAGCGCTGGAGGTAATGGCGGGGTTGTAGTCAATAGCGAAGGCTATAGCTATGTAAATGATGTACCATCAATTCAATCACATCATCGTCACTCTGGCCAAAAATCGTCATCTTCATCGCATCGAGAACATCAACAGCAAAATCGAACACGGCGAACACAACGTCGTGTCACACATAATGAAAAGCGTTATCATTCAGGTCAGCGGAAATGAATATACAGTACAGTTTTGTCGATGTGTTCCATGTCACCAACATtgcatattttttgttgttgtgcgttgcatttgtttttcatttgctTTTTGACTTTAATTTGTCGTTGTGCTTTGAGGATCATATTACCGAAATTCGAATCAATAGTTTAGtttcggaaaaatgtaaaaaatattttcaggttcGCTTCAAATGAGAACTTGAAGTGAGTGCTATTCTATTGATTGGATAAGACaactgtgtgtaggttgtccCCCTCTAACTCGAAATAGATTATAGGATTTTTCCGCCCTTCATTCAAGATACAACTAATTAAATCTACGACCTAATCAACTAAATCAATGAACACACAAGCTCTAATGAAAACGTTCTCAATTAAATGGAAACATGAgatgaaaagtttttgtgaTCAACAATCTAACATTATTGTCAAGGTCATTTCCGCATGCAATACCTGTTCGCCACCCAATATGGATAGAGCAAACAAAGTTTATTCACTCCTTTTGCGCAGTATAATTGTATTATCGTTCGATACACTCGGTTCATTAGCTGGCCAATTTCTTTGTGTGTATAATGTATAACAAAATAATGCTGAAAAGATGCAACCAActcaaatataataaaattcgaatttaataGTCTCCGAAATGATTGCATATTTCAACGGTTTTCGAGTGTCTTGTTGCATATTGCAGAAAAACAAGTTTTACCggtattcaattcaattttgtttgaattttttttttcgtttttcgtttcTGCACAAAATGGTGTCTCTCCATGCACCACACAGTATATTATAAATATATCGAGAAGagattaaaaaataaagttcataTCGAAAATAGTTGTTTTTTGCCATTAATTTATTGTCGTTAAAGGTTCGCTCGTTTAATTGTGTAGATGATATTACACACAGGCGGTTGCATCAATAACTCGTTATTAGACTGTGTTGGGCGCTGGAAatgaaattcataaatttttctcgtaaaatattctcgcaataaaaatataattgtcCTAGCAAATCGAGGATATTCAACGTTGAATATTATATCTATCGTAATCAGTGACCAGACCACCAGACGGTGTGTTGAACATTAAATTCGAGATAAAATGCGCAAGCAATTACATCTGGAATTTCTTCCATTACAAATTCACATCTAGTCCACCTGTACCTCAAACCTGCCGGAACAGTTAGAATGTAATCAATTTTCGACTAATACGATATCTGGTCAAAATGACGCAAACATTTTGCGGTGCAATGATATAGTGAAAAAGTTAATAATAATCTGATGATAGGATGAGAAGCAAGCAAATTCTGTTATTATTCAATCCATTTTGCCATTATCTTTTACTGTACACGAAACAGTATGGGCTGAAATTGATAATCCATCTGCTGCATCGTTAAATGGAGCCTTTCGAAACCGAACCGTATTGAAGCTTAGAAGAGTAATCAATGTTGCAATAACACACGTTGTCAgtatgattttttcttttctttttttttaagaatattCATTCGATGTTGCATTAGATACGCTTGTGTGTAGCGAGAATATTATGGCTAGGAAATTGCTTCAAATTTAACGCTTTTGTATTTATGGTGATAGCTTAGCGGTacattaaattacatttccatttaaaaataaataaaataaaccaaatgGTAGAACCAGAAAAACGTACAAATTGATCGTAAAATCAATATTGCATgatgtatatgtgtgtgattttcttattttttgcatGTCCATTGTCCACGCGCACTTAACACAACAaccacaaaaaacaaacatcaaTCTACAACATACGGGCATTTTCGATAccgtacaaaaattttgtgcgccaattgaaaatcgtttacaaaaattaccaaaacaAAATCCGCAAAATATCTGCCACATATATAGCTGGTCGACCAAATATTAAACCAAGTGACATATTGGCAATGAAATCAAACTACAAGGGTTGTGCACCATACAAACCGGCATCATCAACAGCACCCTCATCACCAGCCGCTATGATGATGGCCACCGTAGACCATACGACTATACACGCTCAAAATAACATTAACAATCTTAGTAAAAATGTGCCATCAGCCACACCATATTCAAATAATTGTAACAATTCCAATAATTTTGCTTTGGCAAATAATGCTTCAGCTGCTTCTGTGGACGTTAGAAATAATCAACCTCAGCCAAAAAGCACAAAATCCAATAATCAGTCATCGTCACGTAAAAATCGACGAATCGGAAGACAAGAGAGTAGATACACTAGcggtaattttgtttttttcttaaatatttcttcatttttttcctcctatattttcttttatattacTCGTTGAgatcattcattcatcacGAAAAAAACTGTAGCGTTTCTCTTCTTGTATAGAATTTCattatcaaaattcatttacgGTCGTTTTGATTTCATGTTTATTACAATGCATTATTATGGATCCGAGGATATATAACTAACTCCATACATTCAAGCgtgataaataaattcttctAAATGCTGATTAGTCACTGTCgcataattttaaattaaattatttggcaAAAGTTAAAAGCTGTAAATGACTTCATCATCTTAGCGATCTCGTTAAGATATTCTGTTTTTAAATCGACACCAAATTCGATGTAATTGTTACAGTTGAATATTTCGTCAAGTGGTACcttttgttggaattttctaaACAGAAACGGATATCACTTGGTAACGCGGTATAATTTCTACCAATTTATAATCTGAgctgatttttgtaaaaattacaCACTACCATCGGGTTAAGGATAAGAAACAGATTCCCTACAATAtctaaatctgttacttctattgtttaaagtatcgccAAACATTTTTGCTGCATAAAGCAACACTAGGTACAGTTCCTCGCCTATTTTCGTCGTTgttgtcgttaacagatgGCTAGccatttctttaaatttatctGTAGATAAATTTACAGGTTTAACCATCTGTGCTAACTCATATAGAACTCTTACTATTTGTATCGGAAAACATTGTGCCCTCTCAATATCGAGATATACCAGCTCAAAATCTGATTACTTGACCACCTAAAGGAGgtcttaatgaaaaatgttattcatCACGAGAATAATTCTCAGACATTCAAACGAACAGCTCTACTACTCTGATGACCCAACACTTACCTCAGCTCAGTGAGAATACCTGTAATACCGCCTCTgatataattaattatttgaatGGCATATGTCCGAATATATTCTGCAAGTTATGTGATGAGACGAGGCTTACATAAGTAATCTGATCGAAATCAAcctaatttctcattttattataaatggaATGCTCTCTTGCACTAATAACTTTAATGAAGATGATTGATAATTACGTTCATATCTTGTGTGTGAATTTGAGCGCAGATGTgccattaaaacaaatttctgtaaatgaTCCGTTTCTGTAGGAAATcttagaaatgaaaattctcaCACACCACAAAAAAAAGCCGTTtcgccaaaaaatatttcttatttaaCCGAATATCACCTTTGTAATCCATATACAAATGATtggtttattgaattgaagaaaacaataaaaaagaccTGAAAACAATGTCTCTTAACAATGGGACATAATCAATTTCGTACGCGGTTTTCATTATACAACATTTAAATATACACAATTCGAGTAGATCGTGACGCTGATGAAGTCAAATATGAATTATTCACATGCgtgacaaatttattttgtgtcatttgtaTGGATTGTTTTATGATGGTAAAACTTAATAATCAACAACCCATATTTTTTACACACTGACTGTTTTATGGTATTATCAATGTAGttgattttttaaacttttcttgTTCCCCTTTTTTTGCGATACTGTTTTGCATGATTTTTGTTGTGTGAGTTAATGCGATTTTTTCCTTCCTTTATACattacataaattaaaaattatttttcttattcacTTGtaatataccaaaaaaaacgaaaatctgtctTCATTCACATATATTCCATAAAATACCATTCACCCATTTCATTTGTTGCACTTTCATTGTCAATATGCATTCATTGTCTTTGCCTTCtttcataaattgtttttgcaATCTGGTTGGTCGAGAACATGCACAtatttcctttcaaaaatgtttgtaatgaaaaaattgttctacaagATAACTGCTGCTGTGAAtgcaactttttcaatttgagaTAACAAAAAAAGCAAAACTGTTGAAACAGTATCAATAGATACACGTCAGAGGTAAAAGCCATTTCAAATTGTGTGGAAATGTTGCATTTGCTAATTGAAAAggataattttttcaaatcaattaaaaatagaacCAATCATGTCTCATGCAACCAGCGTTGAGTCTATCAGTAAAGTTAGTtgtgaatttaataaaaattataattaattagTCGAGACTATCATTGTcctttttaatgaaaatttccacTTTATTGCACATTTCGATTCCACTTTTTGTCTTGTCAAATGGTTTTCACTCGCACAATGGTATAATATTGCTGTTCACTGCAAGAtgtctcaatattttcatcatttataaaagtgaaataaatatttgaaattaattttccgttTGAAAGTACGAGTAATGAAAagacaaacattttcgtggaacatgaataatgaaaatattacgaGACGAGCAAAATCGTTCTTTGTTCCCAGgatgattttcaaatattttctttcaccTGAAGTAGACATTAATGTTTGTGTGCACAATCGTCTCAGAAGACTTTGCTCGTAAAATTCACAACTAAATTTGCTTCGGAACGAGAAAAAAGAAACCCGACTTTCCTTTCATTGCATTCCTCTCACCACCAACAAGACACTATGTGCAATATtcataattcattttatttcatattATATTCATATACGATCATCATAACAGAAGTGCGACAAGAGGCAGTTCAACAAGCTTTAGCTGCATTAAAAAATAGACCAAAACCTAGTTTACCAATGCCATCGAAACGGAGTTCGGTACTAAATCGTAGTCCAGACAGAGATCGTGATGATTCAGGTAAGTTAATTACGTTCACTTCTAAATCCGAAAAGTCTTATCAGACGAAAAgaatcaaaacgaaaaaaagatttaattgTTACCACTCGATCAGTCACATTATATCCATTCATCGGTCATGTGTTTGTTTATACTTTATTACTTTGTTTCGTACAATATCTTGTTTTGTTGCAGTTTTGTGAActttctgaaaatgttttgcattattggaaatggaaaattgtttttcgtttggGCAATTGTTGAACAGTACCTTTCCCTCATTTTAGATTCAAGTTCTGACGAAGGGTCTATACCCGAAGAACGAATATCAACTCCGGACAGAGAATACAATTATCCGCGTGATCATCTTAGCAACTCCAGggaacaaatgaaattacccTCAAGAGATCATTCGAATCGACATCAGAGCAATATATCCGAACGCCGGCCACAGAATCTTCCGCCACCTGTAAGTcctttttaataataaaattttcttgctggcgACTTAATCGCAAATTTTACAATCATTTTACAGCCTCTATCGGACACATCTAGTGCAGGATCTCCTCCAGCTATTCATCGAATTCCGAAAAATAGCTATGACATGACTGATATATCGGAGTTCCAGCAAGGAGTTAGGCCTTGTACGATGAtgattttctatattttcgtCGAAATTGACTTGACTAAAATTCTTGATATTTTACAGATGCAGCTCCAGATATTACTCAATTTAATAATACTAGAAGGGGAGCTGATCGAGTTACTAGATACGTGAATGTTTCCCAGACTGAGGCGGGAGATACAAGTGTGTTGAATGGTTTATATTTGTACGAAATAGAAGTCTGATCTCCTTTCTTAATATCAGGCACAACTGGTCGCTGGAAAGTCTCCGCTAAAATTCAACAACTCCTAAATACATTGAAACGGCCTAAACGTCGACCACTTCCAGAATTTTACGAAGATAATGACATTGAATTAGAAATAGCAGCCAATCCAAAAGATCCAAACGCACCACGTCCCGAAGGCAACACCATGACACCAGTCACTGGGGAACAATTAGTCATTCCATCCGGTTTACCGCGTTCACTAGAAGCTGCTGTGCAACGGTACGGAACCAATTCGTTCAAGGCTCCAATGGCAACCGTCTTGGAtccaaatggaaaattgacaaCAACTTTGACATACGGTAAGCGATTCGATTCGGAAACATTAAAGTCAATGGATTTTACAATGACTCTTGTTTTACAGGCAAGCTACTGTCTCGTGCAATGAAAATAGCTTACGCTTTATCAACAAAAGTATTTAGTAAGGGACCTGAGTCAGTCACACTAAAAGCTGGGGATACTGTCGCATTGGTATATCCTAACAACGATCCTTTGAAGTAAGATCCGAGATGACGCAAAGCTTCGATCACCTTCTcacaaatttccattttcagtttcataaCAGCCTGGTATGGTTGCATGTTCCGGGGACTAGTTCCGTTACCTATTGAACTGCCACTGTCCAGTTCGGATTCTCCACCGCAACAAGTCGGTTTCTTATTAAGCTCGTGCGGCATTCAAGTTGCTTTAACATCGGAAGCTTGTCTGAAAGGATTGCCAAAATGTACGACCGGTGAAATAGCCAAGCTGAAAGGATGGCCGCGCTTGCAGTGGTTCGTTACGGAACATTTGCCGAAACCACCAAAAGACTTCAACACGAACAATGTTCGTATCAATGAAGAAGGCAATGCTTACATTGAATACACCAGTGATAAGGATGGCAGCGTAATGGGTGTGACAGTGACTCGTCAAGCTATGATGAACCATTGCCGAGCCCTGACCATGGCTTGTCATTACACAGAAGGTGAAACAGTTGTTTGTGTATTGGACTTTAAAAGAGAAGTCGGACTGTGGCATAGTGTTTTGACGAGTGTATTGAATGGAATGCATGTTCTCTTTATACCATACGCTTTAATGAAATTAAGACCATCATCATGGATGCAGTTGATTACGAAATATCGTGCATCATGTTGCCTAGTTAAGAGTCGTGATCTACATTGGGGACTGTTGGCTACTAAAGATCACAAAGACATAAATCTGTCGTCACTGAGAATGCTCCTAGTTGCTGATGGCGCGAATCCATGGTCGTTGTCGAGCTGTGATCAATTTTTGAGTGTATTTTCGCAAAAAGGTTTACGGGCTGATGCAATATGTCCTTGTGCAAGCAGTTCTGAAGTGTTTACAGTATCGTTACGTCGTCCGGGTCGCGTTTCCGGACAATTTACTCAGGCAGCTACTGGTAGAGGTGTTTTGTCCATGGCAGCTCTTTCTCACGGCGTTGTTCGCGTGGATAGCGAGGATTCATTAACTTCTTTAACGCTTCAAGATTGTGGTCAAGTTATGCCAGCTGCGAACATGGTCGTTGTTCGATCCGAAGGGGTGCCAGTGCTCTGCAAAACCGATCAAGTCGGAGAGATTTGTGTAACATCTGGTGCAACAGGGAACGTTTATTTCGGTCTAGACGGAATGACCAATGCCACATTCAAAATACAGCCGCTGTTGGACGATCCAGATCCCAAAGATCCAACATCCGTTGGTAAACCAATCAGCGATGAATTGTACGTTCGAAGCGGATTACTCGGTTTCCTTGGTCCTGGTGGATTGGTATTTATTTGTGGATCGCGTGACGGTCTAATGACTGTAACAGGAAGAAAGCATAACGCTGACGGTACgtagattttccattttatgcCTGACTTAGTGACGAAATTGCCATCTCTTCCTTGACAGATATAATTGCAACTGTGTTGGCCGTTGAACCGATGCGTTTCATCTATCGTGGCCGGATCGCTGTCTTCAGCATCAAAGTCTTGAGAGATGAACGT
The sequence above is drawn from the Bradysia coprophila strain Holo2 chromosome IV unlocalized genomic scaffold, BU_Bcop_v1 contig_144, whole genome shotgun sequence genome and encodes:
- the LOC119071125 gene encoding disco-interacting protein 2 isoform X9, whose product is MDLLVDLSSLSEDIREKLAELDLELSEGDITQKGYEKKRTRLLQPYIQKNAQQGDGYYNLQKQQSTNSAGGNGGVVVNSEGYSYVNDVPSIQSHHRHSGQKSSSSSHREHQQQNRTRRTQRRVTHNEKRYHSAGRPNIKPSDILAMKSNYKGCAPYKPASSTAPSSPAAMMMATVDHTTIHAQNNINNLSKNVPSATPYSNNCNNSNNFALANNASAASVDVRNNQPQPKSTKSNNQSSSRKNRRIGRQESRYTSEVRQEAVQQALAALKNRPKPSLPMPSKRSSVLNRSPDRDRDDSDSSSDEGSIPEERISTPDREYNYPRDHLSNSREQMKLPSRDHSNRHQSNISERRPQNLPPPPLSDTSSAGSPPAIHRIPKNSYDMTDISEFQQGVRPYAAPDITQFNNTRRGADRVTRYVNVSQTEAGDTSTTGRWKVSAKIQQLLNTLKRPKRRPLPEFYEDNDIELEIAANPKDPNAPRPEGNTMTPVTGEQLVIPSGLPRSLEAAVQRYGTNSFKAPMATVLDPNGKLTTTLTYGKLLSRAMKIAYALSTKVFSKGPESVTLKAGDTVALVYPNNDPLNFITAWYGCMFRGLVPLPIELPLSSSDSPPQQVGFLLSSCGIQVALTSEACLKGLPKCTTGEIAKLKGWPRLQWFVTEHLPKPPKDFNTNNVRINEEGNAYIEYTSDKDGSVMGVTVTRQAMMNHCRALTMACHYTEGETVVCVLDFKREVGLWHSVLTSVLNGMHVLFIPYALMKLRPSSWMQLITKYRASCCLVKSRDLHWGLLATKDHKDINLSSLRMLLVADGANPWSLSSCDQFLSVFSQKGLRADAICPCASSSEVFTVSLRRPGRVSGQFTQAATGRGVLSMAALSHGVVRVDSEDSLTSLTLQDCGQVMPAANMVVVRSEGVPVLCKTDQVGEICVTSGATGNVYFGLDGMTNATFKIQPLLDDPDPKDPTSVGKPISDELYVRSGLLGFLGPGGLVFICGSRDGLMTVTGRKHNADDIIATVLAVEPMRFIYRGRIAVFSIKVLRDERVCVIAEQRPDCSEEESFQWMSRVLQAVDSIHQVGIYCLALVPPNHLPKTPLGGIHLCEARRRFLEGSLHPANVLMCPHTCVTNLPKPREIHQGALQQHQVSGSSSGCVTDTSVGPASVMVGNLVQGNRLAVAHGRDIGFSEDNERKHQIITGVLRWRANTSPDHVLYTLLNSKGTVAKTLTCSELHKRSEKIAALLQERGKVNPGDHVALIFPPGLDLICAFYGCLYLGAVPITIRPPHPQNLITTLPTVRMIVDVSKSGIVLSIQNIIKLLKSREAAASIDPKSWPIILDIDDNPKRKLASIANCSLDSTAYLDFSVSTCGRLSGVTMTHRSLSSVCASLKLACELYPSRHVALCLDPYCGLGFAMWTLISVYSGHHSILIAPYEVEANPSLWLSTLSQYRVRDTFCSYGVIELCTKALSNSIQMLKQRNVNLACLRTCVVVAEERPRVQLTQQFCKLFQALGLNTRCVSTSFGCRVNPAICVQGASSAESAQVYVDLRALRNNRVALVERGAPNSLCLIESGKLLPGVKVIIANPETKGHCGDSHLGEIWVQSPHSANGYFTIYGDETDYNDHFNAKLVTGQTTETYARTGYLGFLRRTECSQAGSILDETTPSIASRDSDTESLHSQGTLQSHAPSATSADQELHDAVYVVGALDEVITLRGMNYHPIDIENSVLRCHKKIAECAVFTWTNLLVVVVELDGNESEALDLVPLVTNTVLEEHQLIVGVVVVVDPGVVPINSRGEKQRMHLRDGFLADQLDPIYVAYNM
- the LOC119071125 gene encoding disco-interacting protein 2 isoform X10, encoding MDLLVDLSSLSEDIREKLAELDLELSEGDITQKGYEKKRTRLLQPYIQKNAQQAGRPNIKPSDILAMKSNYKGCAPYKPASSTAPSSPAAMMMATVDHTTIHAQNNINNLSKNVPSATPYSNNCNNSNNFALANNASAASVDVRNNQPQPKSTKSNNQSSSRKNRRIGRQESRYTSEVRQEAVQQALAALKNRPKPSLPMPSKRSSVLNRSPDRDRDDSDSSSDEGSIPEERISTPDREYNYPRDHLSNSREQMKLPSRDHSNRHQSNISERRPQNLPPPPLSDTSSAGSPPAIHRIPKNSYDMTDISEFQQGVRPYAAPDITQFNNTRRGADRVTRYVNVSQTEAGDTSTTGRWKVSAKIQQLLNTLKRPKRRPLPEFYEDNDIELEIAANPKDPNAPRPEGNTMTPVTGEQLVIPSGLPRSLEAAVQRYGTNSFKAPMATVLDPNGKLTTTLTYGKLLSRAMKIAYALSTKVFSKGPESVTLKAGDTVALVYPNNDPLNFITAWYGCMFRGLVPLPIELPLSSSDSPPQQVGFLLSSCGIQVALTSEACLKGLPKCTTGEIAKLKGWPRLQWFVTEHLPKPPKDFNTNNVRINEEGNAYIEYTSDKDGSVMGVTVTRQAMMNHCRALTMACHYTEGETVVCVLDFKREVGLWHSVLTSVLNGMHVLFIPYALMKLRPSSWMQLITKYRASCCLVKSRDLHWGLLATKDHKDINLSSLRMLLVADGANPWSLSSCDQFLSVFSQKGLRADAICPCASSSEVFTVSLRRPGRVSGQFTQAATGRGVLSMAALSHGVVRVDSEDSLTSLTLQDCGQVMPAANMVVVRSEGVPVLCKTDQVGEICVTSGATGNVYFGLDGMTNATFKIQPLLDDPDPKDPTSVGKPISDELYVRSGLLGFLGPGGLVFICGSRDGLMTVTGRKHNADDIIATVLAVEPMRFIYRGRIAVFSIKVLRDERVCVIAEQRPDCSEEESFQWMSRVLQAVDSIHQVGIYCLALVPPNHLPKTPLGGIHLCEARRRFLEGSLHPANVLMCPHTCVTNLPKPREIHQGALQQHQVSGSSSGCVTDTSVGPASVMVGNLVQGNRLAVAHGRDIGFSEDNERKHQIITGVLRWRANTSPDHVLYTLLNSKGTVAKTLTCSELHKRSEKIAALLQERGKVNPGDHVALIFPPGLDLICAFYGCLYLGAVPITIRPPHPQNLITTLPTVRMIVDVSKSGIVLSIQNIIKLLKSREAAASIDPKSWPIILDIDDNPKRKLASIANCSLDSTAYLDFSVSTCGRLSGVTMTHRSLSSVCASLKLACELYPSRHVALCLDPYCGLGFAMWTLISVYSGHHSILIAPYEVEANPSLWLSTLSQYRVRDTFCSYGVIELCTKALSNSIQMLKQRNVNLACLRTCVVVAEERPRVQLTQQFCKLFQALGLNTRCVSTSFGCRVNPAICVQGASSAESAQVYVDLRALRNNRVALVERGAPNSLCLIESGKLLPGVKVIIANPETKGHCGDSHLGEIWVQSPHSANGYFTIYGDETDYNDHFNAKLVTGQTTETYARTGYLGFLRRTECSQAGSILDETTPSIASRDSDTESLHSQGTLQSHAPSATSADQELHDAVYVVGALDEVITLRGMNYHPIDIENSVLRCHKKIAECAVFTWTNLLVVVVELDGNESEALDLVPLVTNTVLEEHQLIVGVVVVVDPGVVPINSRGEKQRMHLRDGFLADQLDPIYVAYNM
- the LOC119071125 gene encoding disco-interacting protein 2 isoform X13: MDLLVDLSSLSEDIREKLAELDLELSEGDITQKGYEKKRTRLLQPYIQKNAQQGDGYYNLQKQQSTNSAGGNGGVVVNSEGYSYVNDVPSIQSHHRHSGQKSSSSSHREHQQQNRTRRTQRRVTHNEKRYHSEVRQEAVQQALAALKNRPKPSLPMPSKRSSVLNRSPDRDRDDSDSSSDEGSIPEERISTPDREYNYPRDHLSNSREQMKLPSRDHSNRHQSNISERRPQNLPPPPLSDTSSAGSPPAIHRIPKNSYDMTDISEFQQGVRPYAAPDITQFNNTRRGADRVTRYVNVSQTEAGDTSTTGRWKVSAKIQQLLNTLKRPKRRPLPEFYEDNDIELEIAANPKDPNAPRPEGNTMTPVTGEQLVIPSGLPRSLEAAVQRYGTNSFKAPMATVLDPNGKLTTTLTYGKLLSRAMKIAYALSTKVFSKGPESVTLKAGDTVALVYPNNDPLNFITAWYGCMFRGLVPLPIELPLSSSDSPPQQVGFLLSSCGIQVALTSEACLKGLPKCTTGEIAKLKGWPRLQWFVTEHLPKPPKDFNTNNVRINEEGNAYIEYTSDKDGSVMGVTVTRQAMMNHCRALTMACHYTEGETVVCVLDFKREVGLWHSVLTSVLNGMHVLFIPYALMKLRPSSWMQLITKYRASCCLVKSRDLHWGLLATKDHKDINLSSLRMLLVADGANPWSLSSCDQFLSVFSQKGLRADAICPCASSSEVFTVSLRRPGRVSGQFTQAATGRGVLSMAALSHGVVRVDSEDSLTSLTLQDCGQVMPAANMVVVRSEGVPVLCKTDQVGEICVTSGATGNVYFGLDGMTNATFKIQPLLDDPDPKDPTSVGKPISDELYVRSGLLGFLGPGGLVFICGSRDGLMTVTGRKHNADDIIATVLAVEPMRFIYRGRIAVFSIKVLRDERVCVIAEQRPDCSEEESFQWMSRVLQAVDSIHQVGIYCLALVPPNHLPKTPLGGIHLCEARRRFLEGSLHPANVLMCPHTCVTNLPKPREIHQDTSVGPASVMVGNLVQGNRLAVAHGRDIGFSEDNERKHQIITGVLRWRANTSPDHVLYTLLNSKGTVAKTLTCSELHKRSEKIAALLQERGKVNPGDHVALIFPPGLDLICAFYGCLYLGAVPITIRPPHPQNLITTLPTVRMIVDVSKSGIVLSIQNIIKLLKSREAAASIDPKSWPIILDIDDNPKRKLASIANCSLDSTAYLDFSVSTCGRLSGVTMTHRSLSSVCASLKLACELYPSRHVALCLDPYCGLGFAMWTLISVYSGHHSILIAPYEVEANPSLWLSTLSQYRVRDTFCSYGVIELCTKALSNSIQMLKQRNVNLACLRTCVVVAEERPRVQLTQQFCKLFQALGLNTRCVSTSFGCRVNPAICVQGASSAESAQVYVDLRALRNNRVALVERGAPNSLCLIESGKLLPGVKVIIANPETKGHCGDSHLGEIWVQSPHSANGYFTIYGDETDYNDHFNAKLVTGQTTETYARTGYLGFLRRTECSQAGSILDETTPSIASRDSDTESLHSQGTLQSHAPSATSADQELHDAVYVVGALDEVITLRGMNYHPIDIENSVLRCHKKIAECAVFTWTNLLVVVVELDGNESEALDLVPLVTNTVLEEHQLIVGVVVVVDPGVVPINSRGEKQRMHLRDGFLADQLDPIYVAYNM